From the genome of Dehalococcoidia bacterium:
GGCAAAACCGGTTTCCCGACTCACCGTTCCTCCGATGCCGCCGGAAGCGATCAACAGGAATATGAAGGGTCTGCGTGTCGTCGGCCCGGTGGAGGGATTTGGGCAACTCTGGCAGAAGGTGTATCGATTGCGAGTGAGTAAAACCGGCATCACCCCTGAAGACGCCATCAAAGCATTGACGAAAAACTTCCCCAGCTTCCAACCTCCCTACAATCGATTCTATCCCATGCCTGCAGGGATTCAGCCCGGAGAGGTAGTGGCCATCGACTCATCCACACCGGGAGGTCCGGTTTCCACTGGTGTGATGGTGCTCTACGCCGATGAGCGATCCTTCACCTTCATTACACCTCAAGGGCATCCCGAGTCGGGGTGGGTGACCTTCAGCGCTTTCAGGACGGAGGGAGAAACCGTCGTGCAGATACTCGGACTCGCCCGCGCCAACGATCCCCTCTTCGAAGCCGCTTTTCGAGTTGTCGGCTCAAAGATGCAGGTGAAGATATGGACTCACGTCCTCACTTCTCTGGCCACACATCTGGGCGTGTCACCGGATATCACGGTAGAGCCCACATGCGTGGATGCTAAGATGCAGTGGTCGCAAGCAGGCAATATCTGGTACAATGCCCAGATCAGGACTCTTATCTACATGCCTTTCAGATGGCTTGGGAATCGGGGCGGAAAGAAGACAGATGCCGAATAGACTCGAATACGACGCAGTTGTTGTTGGATCGGGGCCGAATGGATTAGCTGCTGCCATAACGCTGGCCCGGTCCGGACGTTCGGTTCTGGTGGTTGAGGCCAAAGATAAGATCGGGGGCGGTATGCGCTCCTCTGAGCTGACCCTCCCCGGATTTGTTCACGATGTTTGCTCGGCAGTTCACCCGATGGGAGTTGCGTCCCCTTTCTTCCGTTCGCTCGATCTGGCCTCGCACGGCTTGGAATGGGTTCATTCCCCGGCCTCGCTTGCTCACCCCCTCGATGACGGCGCAGCTGTATTGCTGGAGCATTCCGTTGATGCCACCGCCCAGACTCTTGGAACGGACGCGAAGCGCTACAGCAGGCTGATGAAACCGCTGGCCGAGAATTGGGATAAGCTGCTGGATGACGCTCTGGGGCCGCTGCATTTTCCCAGACATCCCCTGGTGTTGAATCGGTTCGGGTCTCTGGCGGGCGAGTCCGTCGACTATTTTGTGCAAAGCCGTTTCAAGTCGGAAAGAGCGCGTGTCCTTTTTGCCGGTGTTGCTGCTCATTCTATCCTGCCGACGGACCGTGGTTGGGGGGCTGCTTTTGGATTGATGCTGTGCGCCGCCGGTCATAGCACGGGCTGGCCGATAGCCAAGGGCGGCTCGCAGAGCATAGGAGACGCTTTAGTACGTTGTCTCGTGGCCTTGGGTGGGGAAGTGAGCACCGGCATCGAAGTCCGATCGCTGAGAGACTTGCCGAAATCGAAAGCAATCTTGCTGGATGTGACCCCGCGACAGCTGGCGGCCATCGCCGGAGATCAGCTTCCGCCGTCGTATAGAGAGCGACTCGTGGAGCATTCCCACGGACCAGGCGTATTCAAAATGGACTGGGCGCTGAGCGGCCCCATTCCGTGGAAAGACAGCCAATGCCTGAAAGCAGCCACGGTTCACGTTGGGGGAGCCTTCAAGGAAATTGCAACAGCGGAGAATGCGGTCTGGAAGGGAGAGCATCCCGAAAAGCCGCTGGTCATTCTGGCGCAACCGAGCCTCTTTGATCCCACGCGCGTCCCCGATGGCAAGCAGTCGGCATGGGCTTACTGCCACGTTCCCAACGGGTCGACCTTCGATATGTCGCCGAGAATTGAAGCCCAGATTGAACATTTCGCTCCGGGTTTTCGCGATCTCATTCTGGCGAAGAAGGTCATGAACACCTCAGATATGCAAGACTACAATCCGAACTACATCGGGGGAGATATTGCCGGAGGTGTTCAGAATCCTTTCCGCCTGCGCGTGAGACCTCTGGGGCAATGGAAACCGTACGCCACGCCTTTGAAAGGGGTTTACCTGTGCTCTTCGTCCATGCCGCCGGGGGCCGGTGTGCATGGAATGTGCGGATACCATGCGGCAAAAACGGTCCTTCGGGAGGTATAGAAGGTCACAGGTGTTAATGTGTCTCGGAAGAGATTGTCGAGGGTTCTCCGGCGTGCTTCGACATACGGGTTAGCTCCTTTGAGCAAACGAGGAAATGGTAAATGTTCACGATAAGTAGTCCCCATGGGGTCAACGCGGATTCAATAGCCGCTGCCATCAGCAATTCGGGGTGGGGAGACGCCGCAGAAGTGGCAGGGGTGAGTTGCGGCGCAGTTCTCGCAATCTTGATCATCCTGTTCATGGTCATGTCCATAGTGGCTGTGGTTCTCCGAAAGCTGGGACCAGGCCAAAATCCGGAGGAGAACC
Proteins encoded in this window:
- a CDS encoding NAD(P)/FAD-dependent oxidoreductase, with the translated sequence MPNRLEYDAVVVGSGPNGLAAAITLARSGRSVLVVEAKDKIGGGMRSSELTLPGFVHDVCSAVHPMGVASPFFRSLDLASHGLEWVHSPASLAHPLDDGAAVLLEHSVDATAQTLGTDAKRYSRLMKPLAENWDKLLDDALGPLHFPRHPLVLNRFGSLAGESVDYFVQSRFKSERARVLFAGVAAHSILPTDRGWGAAFGLMLCAAGHSTGWPIAKGGSQSIGDALVRCLVALGGEVSTGIEVRSLRDLPKSKAILLDVTPRQLAAIAGDQLPPSYRERLVEHSHGPGVFKMDWALSGPIPWKDSQCLKAATVHVGGAFKEIATAENAVWKGEHPEKPLVILAQPSLFDPTRVPDGKQSAWAYCHVPNGSTFDMSPRIEAQIEHFAPGFRDLILAKKVMNTSDMQDYNPNYIGGDIAGGVQNPFRLRVRPLGQWKPYATPLKGVYLCSSSMPPGAGVHGMCGYHAAKTVLREV